The Bacteroides ovatus genomic interval TGGCAAAAGCCGACTATCAGTCGGAACAGATAACAATGGATGAAGTCCGTTTGGACGAGTTGTTGCTGGATGCCAGAGAACTGGTATTAAAAGCCCATCCGGATTATCACATCGAATTAGTATTTGAGCAGGAAGCCGAAGAAGATAATGTGTTGACGGTAATCGGGAATAGCTATTTGCTGACTACCGCTTTTGTGAATTTAATAGAGAATAACTGCAAATATTCTTCCAACCGAACTTCGTCAGTCTTGATAGCCTATTGGGAGCAATGGGCAATCATCCGCCTGTCAGATACCGGTGTAGGCATGTCTGATACAGATAAAGAAAACCTGTTTACACTGTTTTATCGCGGAGAAAACAAGAATATTGCTCCCGGAAATGGTATAGGTATGGCCTTGACACAAAAGATCATCCACCTTCACAAAGGCGAACTTACCGTATCTTCCCATAAGGATGAGGGCACTACCTTTGTGGTGAAGCTCCCGCATATCTAAGAAATTCTAATCGTTTTCTAATACCACTCTAATCATTCTCTAACAGCTTCCCGGTGAAGTCCTCCTTACTTTTGCATCGAATTAATAAATGCAGTTAGTAACTAAAAAAAATTAGAGATTATGGTATGGAAGAAAAAACTGCGTTCACCACAGTACACATTCAATTCAGAGAAAGTATTTTTGGTTGCCACACAACCCGGTAAGTCAATCTATTCATACTTGCAAACAACCAAGCTTGGATTAACACAGGGAGAAGTGCAGGAGCGACAATCCATTTATGGAAGAAACGAAGTGGTACATGAACAGAAAAAGAATCCGTTTATCCTGTTTATCAAAACGTTTATCAATCCTTTCATTGGCGTTCTGACCGGGCTCGCCATAATATCCTTATTTTTGGATGTATTGATGGCCGATCCTGGAGAGCAGGAATGGACGGGAGTCATTATCATCTCATCCATGGTGCTGTTCAGTGCTATCCTGCGTTTTTGGCAGGAATGGCGAGCAAGTGAGGCTACGGATTCTTTAATGAAAATGGTAAAAAACACATGTCTCGCCAAACGTGCGGGAGAGCATGAAGAAGAGATCGAGATTACGGAACTCGTCCCGGGGGATATCGTGTATTTGGCAGCTGGGGACATGGTTCCCGCTGATATTCGGATCATCGATTCTAAAGACTTGTTTATCAGCCAGGCTTCATTGACAGGAGAGTCCGAACCGATAGAAAAGTTTCCGGAGGTACGGGGACAGCAGTTCCGAAAAGGAAGTGTCATTGAATTGGACAATATTTGTTATATGGGTTCTAATGTGATAAGTGGTGCGGCAAAAGGAATCGTTTTTGAGACGGGGAACAAAACCTATCTGGGTACTATTGCAAAGAGCCTGGTCGGACATCGTGCCACTACAGCTTTTGACAAAGGCATTAGCAAGGTTAGCTTTTTGTTGATTCGCTTCATGCTGGTTATGGTTCCATTTGTATTTTTCGTGAATGGCTTTACGAAAGGAGACTGGTTCGAGGCTTTCATATTCGCCATATCCGTTGCGGTTGGTCTTACCCCGGAAATGTTACCAATGATTGTGACTGCCAACCTTTCCAAAGGAGCGATAGCCATGTCCAAAAAGAAAACAATCGTAAAGAATCTCAATGCCATTCAGAATTTTGGAGCGATGGACATACTCTGCACTGACAAAACCGGTACATTGACTTGCGATAAAATCGTATTGGAGAAATATATCAATGCAGATGGCAGTGACGACAACAGTAAACGTATTCTTCGTCATGCTTACTTCAACAGTTATTTCCAAACCGGTTTAAGGAACCTGATGGATAAAGCGATTCTTTCTCATGTAAGAGATTTGAGTCTGGAACATTTGAAGGATGACTACACCAAAGTGGATGAAATACCTTTCGACTTTACGCGCAGAAGAATGTCTGTTGTAATAGAAGACAGGCAGGGAAAGCGGCAAATCATCACCAAAGGAGCGGTAGAAGAGGTTCTCGATGTCTGTTCCTATGCCGAGTTCAACGGGCAGATTCATCCCTTGACTGATGCCTTGAAAATCAAAGCAAAGATGATTAGTGAAGAAATGAATCAGCAGGGGATGAGGGTATTGGCAGTCTCCCAAAAAAGTTTTATCGAGAAAGATTGTAATTTCGCCATCGAAGATGAAAAAGAAATGGTATTGATCGGGTATCTTGCTTTTCTTGATCCTCCGAAACCTTCTGCTGCCGAAGCCATCGAACAATTATATGCGCATGGAGTAGCAGTTAAAATTCTATCGGGAGACAATGATATTGTAGTGAAAGCTATTGCACGACAGGTAGGAATTGACACCAGTCATTTTCTTACGGGGATAGAAATAGAAAATATGGACGAAACAGCATTGAAAGAAGCGGTAAAGGATACCACTTTATTTTCAAAACTGACTCCATTACAAAAGACGCAAATCATCTCTCTGTTGCAGGGACAAGGGAATACGGTGGGATTCCTGGGAGATGGAATCAATGATGCAGGTGCATTACGTCAGTCGGACATTGGTATATCAGTCGATTCTGCTGTGGATATAGCCAAAGAAAGCGCAGATATTATCTTGTTGGAAAAAGATTTGATGGTATTGGAAGATGGAGTGCTTGAAGGAAGAAAGACATTCGGCAATATCAATAAGTACATCAAGATGACTGCCAGTTCCAATTTTGGTAATATGTTCAGTGTGATGTTTGCCAGTGCATTCCTGCCGTTTCTACCCATGATGCCGATACATCTATTAATCCAGAACTTGTTGTATGACATATCGCAAACCACCATTCCTTTTGACCGTATGGACCCGGAGTTCCTGAAGAAACCCCGTAAATGGGATGCGTCCGATCTAAGTCGTTTTATGATTTATGTAGGTCCCATCAGTTCTATCTTTGATATTATAACGTATCTGGTTATGTGGTACGTATTTAGCTGCAACAGCCCCGAACATCAGACACTGTTT includes:
- the mgtA gene encoding magnesium-translocating P-type ATPase; the encoded protein is MVWKKKLRSPQYTFNSEKVFLVATQPGKSIYSYLQTTKLGLTQGEVQERQSIYGRNEVVHEQKKNPFILFIKTFINPFIGVLTGLAIISLFLDVLMADPGEQEWTGVIIISSMVLFSAILRFWQEWRASEATDSLMKMVKNTCLAKRAGEHEEEIEITELVPGDIVYLAAGDMVPADIRIIDSKDLFISQASLTGESEPIEKFPEVRGQQFRKGSVIELDNICYMGSNVISGAAKGIVFETGNKTYLGTIAKSLVGHRATTAFDKGISKVSFLLIRFMLVMVPFVFFVNGFTKGDWFEAFIFAISVAVGLTPEMLPMIVTANLSKGAIAMSKKKTIVKNLNAIQNFGAMDILCTDKTGTLTCDKIVLEKYINADGSDDNSKRILRHAYFNSYFQTGLRNLMDKAILSHVRDLSLEHLKDDYTKVDEIPFDFTRRRMSVVIEDRQGKRQIITKGAVEEVLDVCSYAEFNGQIHPLTDALKIKAKMISEEMNQQGMRVLAVSQKSFIEKDCNFAIEDEKEMVLIGYLAFLDPPKPSAAEAIEQLYAHGVAVKILSGDNDIVVKAIARQVGIDTSHFLTGIEIENMDETALKEAVKDTTLFSKLTPLQKTQIISLLQGQGNTVGFLGDGINDAGALRQSDIGISVDSAVDIAKESADIILLEKDLMVLEDGVLEGRKTFGNINKYIKMTASSNFGNMFSVMFASAFLPFLPMMPIHLLIQNLLYDISQTTIPFDRMDPEFLKKPRKWDASDLSRFMIYVGPISSIFDIITYLVMWYVFSCNSPEHQTLFQTGWFVEGLLSQTLIVHMIRTRKIPFIQSRATWPVMGLTFLIMAIGILIPFTAFGRSIGLTALPLSYFPWLVGILLSYCILTQIVKNWYIKKFVRWL